TTGAGAGTCAGCCCCGCTGATCCAGCCAGGGAGCTCAAGCCAGTTTAAGCGCACAGCCCACGGCGGTCTATCGTTGAAATGCCGCTGTGAGGATCGTCATCCGCCGAGCGAATGACCTATGCTGGGGGGACTTAGTCATCGCGATTCTACGCGCATGGAGCCGGAATCAAGCGTTGCCGAATTCGAATGCTACTCCTCTTCCGGCCGCTTCATCTGCCCCGGCGGGTCCGTCACCGTGTTCGAGCTCAGCTTTGTTGAACGGCCGGCCTGGATGCTGTTCAGGCGGGACTTGGTGACCAGCGCGCGTTTCAGTTCCTTGCGACGCGTCAGAACCTGATCGAAGGCGAAGGCCCATTTTCGGGCGCGGCGGAAGGGGCGTAGCAGGCCACGGACCTGGGCCATTGTCTGCGGGCGATGCGCCGGGTCGACGGCCATCATCTGTTCGATGATGTCTGCCAGCGGTTTTGGCACCCTAGGGTTGATGGCATCGACTCGCGGACGGGGATCGGTGCGATGAGCGCCGACGACGGCCTGTCGGGTGTCACGTGGAAACGGACGCTGCGCGGTGAGGCAGACGTAGAGCGAACAGCCCAGGCTGTAGACGTCGGCCCGGCCGTCGACCGCCATGCTGTTCAACGATTGTTCCGGAGCAATGTAGTCGGCTGTTCCCAGGCAGTCCTGGCCGAAGATCATCGCCAGCGAGAACTCTTCCGCACTCCCCTGCTTGTCGAGGAGCGTCAGGCCGAAGTCGAGGATCTTGGCGTGCCCATTGGCGTCGACCAGAATGTTGTCCGGCTTCACGTCCCGATGCACCATGCCGTGGTCATGCAGGTAAGCGAGCCCTTTGGCGACCTGACAAATCACGTCGCAGGTGGAATCCCATTTCATCGGGCCGGCGGAAAAGCTGATCCCTTCGAGCAGGGTCACCCCTTCGAAGAGTTCCATCACCATGTAGTCGGTGGTGCCATACAGGTCGGCGCGTTCGCCCAGTTCGAGCGTGCGGACCAGTCGGTGATGGTCGAGCCCCATGCCCGCCTTGCCTTCCAGTTGAAAGCGGGCCCGCATCCCCGAATCGTGTTTGAACTGTTCGCCCAGCACTTTGACCGCCACTCGTTCGGTGCGATTCACATGACGGCCGACATACACCAGTCCCATGCCGCCGTAGCCGAGGACATCGAGCAGGATGTAGTCGTTGACTCGCAAGCGGCGGCCGCGGCCGCGCAAGATTTCTTCGGCCTGAAATCGGGTGAGCAACTCAGCGCGAATGGCCTGCCGCGCCAGCGACGACGGGTCATCGCCCGAGGTGGGAATGGCCTGACTCAGGAATGTCTGTGCGTCCGGTTCGGAGACAACGCGACTCTTCAGCAGTTGCTCCGCAAACGCCTCAATGGTTGCGATCATGCAGGAATCCGACTCCTACCCCGCCCGGACATGTTGTTCGACAGCCGACATTTTCGACAGCAGAAATGAGAAAGAATCTCGAGCAGACGTCGTCAGACAACGCGTCTCCGCTGAGCTGTAATATGCATGTTATCGTGCATTTTCCAGCCGCAGAAGCACTTTAGGGCAAAATTTCACACAAACGTCACATCCATGTCCTGTTCTGGATTCCTGATACGCAGCAGTGATCGGCGGCGACGGAAATTCCCCGATCGAATTTCGGCAGCGCGTGCCGTTCTGTGCGGCTCGGTGTAAGATGCGGTTGCCCAATCTACCGCACGAGTTCAGGAGCGCAAGACAGCCATCATGAAGGACTTTGTTGAAATCGATGGAATCCGCCTGCATCTGGGGCATCCCGATCCCTCCAAAGGAGAATGGATCGGACAGCACGAAATCCTGAAACAGCTATTGGCCTGCTGGCTGGTGGTCGACGAGCGCGACCTGCCGCTCACTCCGCGACTGGTCGGCACCCCTGGCATCGGCAAAACGACCCTGGCGATCTCCGGCGCGCGGACCCGCAAGCAGGAGCTGTACATCTACCAGTGTACCGCGGATACCCGACCAGAGGATCTGCTGGTAACTCCGGTTCTCGCCGAGAGCGGCAAGATCCAGTATCAGGCGTCCCCGCTGGTGACCGCCATGATTCGGGGCGGCGTCTGCGTGCTGGACGAAGGGAACCGAATGAACGAGAAGTCGTGGGCGAGTCTGGCGCCCCTGCTCGACCATCGCCGGTATGTGGAATCGATCGTCGCCGGCATCACGATTCCCGCGCATCCCGATTTCCGCTGCGCCGTGACGATGAACGACGACGATTCAACGTACGAAATCCCCGATTACATTCTCAGCCGCCTGCAGCCGACATTGACGCTCGGCTTCCCGGCCAGGGACGACGAACTGGCGATCCTGAAATACCACCTGCCGTTTTCCAACGAGGAGATGTTGAACCTCACGGTCGAGTTCCTGCAGCAGTCGCACGAACTCAAGCTCGACTTCTCGACACGCGACGGGATCAACGTACTGCGTTACGCGCTGAAACGGATGGCGGCCGACCCGACTCATCCTCTCTCCAAGGATTCCGCCTGGCTCGACTCGCTCGAGAAGTGCCTGGGCCAGGATGCCCTCGACCTGCAGACGCTGGCGGAGCGGAAACGCCATTCTCTCGGCGGCGC
This window of the Planctomicrobium piriforme genome carries:
- a CDS encoding serine/threonine protein kinase — protein: MIATIEAFAEQLLKSRVVSEPDAQTFLSQAIPTSGDDPSSLARQAIRAELLTRFQAEEILRGRGRRLRVNDYILLDVLGYGGMGLVYVGRHVNRTERVAVKVLGEQFKHDSGMRARFQLEGKAGMGLDHHRLVRTLELGERADLYGTTDYMVMELFEGVTLLEGISFSAGPMKWDSTCDVICQVAKGLAYLHDHGMVHRDVKPDNILVDANGHAKILDFGLTLLDKQGSAEEFSLAMIFGQDCLGTADYIAPEQSLNSMAVDGRADVYSLGCSLYVCLTAQRPFPRDTRQAVVGAHRTDPRPRVDAINPRVPKPLADIIEQMMAVDPAHRPQTMAQVRGLLRPFRRARKWAFAFDQVLTRRKELKRALVTKSRLNSIQAGRSTKLSSNTVTDPPGQMKRPEEE
- a CDS encoding AAA family ATPase, with the translated sequence MKDFVEIDGIRLHLGHPDPSKGEWIGQHEILKQLLACWLVVDERDLPLTPRLVGTPGIGKTTLAISGARTRKQELYIYQCTADTRPEDLLVTPVLAESGKIQYQASPLVTAMIRGGVCVLDEGNRMNEKSWASLAPLLDHRRYVESIVAGITIPAHPDFRCAVTMNDDDSTYEIPDYILSRLQPTLTLGFPARDDELAILKYHLPFSNEEMLNLTVEFLQQSHELKLDFSTRDGINVLRYALKRMAADPTHPLSKDSAWLDSLEKCLGQDALDLQTLAERKRHSLGGASLPMGLGDFFFDPSHPLHPDYEGEVDEEDDDDEDEDV